Within the Nocardioides humi genome, the region CTCGCCGAGACGCTCGTCCGGCATGCCCACCACGGCGACATTGGCGATCGCCGGGTGCTGGAGCAGGTGCTCCTCCAGCTCACGGGCGCTGATGTTCATGCCGCCGCGGATGACGATGTCCTTGAGCCGTCCGGTCACCCGCACGAAGCCGTCGGCGTCCATCCGGCCGAGGTCGCCGGAGCGGGAGAAGCCGTCGGGCGTGAAGAGCGCCGCGGTCTCCTCGTCGTTGTGGAAGTACTCGATCATGTGACTCGGACCGTGGTAGGCGATGTCCCCTCCTCGCCTCGCGGCAGCTCCCGGCCCTCGGAGTCGACCACGCGGACCTCCGCACCCGCGAGGGCCGATCCGTCGGAGGAGGCGGAGCGGGTCGGCGCGTCGCGCACCGTGCACATCGTCGTGAGGAAGTTCTCCGAGCGGCCGTACAGCGAGAGCGTCTGGCAGCCGGCGAACATCTCGCGCGACTGCTCGACGACCGAGCCCGGGATCGGCGAGCCGGCGCACACCCACAGGCGCAGGCTCGAGGCGTCGTGCTTGCCCGGCTCGTAGGCGCCCATGAGCATCTGCAGGAACGGGGTCGCCGTGACGGCGGCGGTGCACCGGTGCTCCTCGATGATGCGCAGCCCCTCAGCCGGGTCCCAGGCCTCCATGAGGTAGGACTTCGCGCCGGCCAGCAGGGGCAGCACGACGCTGGTCACCAGACCCGTGCTGTGCGTGATCGGCGACGGGCCGAACTGCACGTCCGCGGCGGTGTAGTCCAGGCTCTGCGCGATCGCCGCGGCGCTCGAGCGCAGGGTGTTGAAGGTGTGGAAGCAGCCCTTGGGCCGCGACGTGGTCCCCGACGTGTAGACGATCAGGAAGCCGTCGTCCGGCGACGAGTCGGCACCCACCTCGGCCTCCAGCTCGGCCGGCTCGCCCGTCGCGAAGAGGGCGTCCAGCGAGTCGGCGCCCGAGGCGCCCGCACGCGCCACGAACACCTTGCGCAGGTCGGGAGTCCGCGGGCGCAGCTCGGCGAACATCGCGGCGTGGTCGAAGCCGCGGAACTCCCCGCAGGTCACCGCGAACGCCGCTCCGGAGTGCTGCACGACGTACCCGACCTCGTCACCGCGGTAGATCGGCATGATCGGCACGACGATCGCGCCGATCCGCGAGGCCGCGGCGGCGACGAGCGGGAACTCGACCCAGTTCGGCAGCTGCACCGCGATCCGCTCACCGCGGCGCAGGCCCGCGCGGTGGAGCCCGGCGGCGAGCCGGAGCACGCGGTCGGCGAACTCGGCGTACGTGAGCGACGTGGAGGAGTCCACGAGGAACGGGGCGTCCGGCGTCGCGGCCGCCTGGTCGGTGGCCAGGCGGTAGAAGCTGGACTCCTGCCAGAAGCCCTGCGCGTAGTACGAGGCGATCTCCTCATCCGAGTATCGGTCCCGAACCGTCTTCAACTGCTCCGCCATGTCGACTCCTTGTCCCCGGGTGAGATGTGCGTCACGTCGCATGTTATAATGGTCAGTCCTTTTTATCAAGCCCCTCGTGCCCCCACGGCACGCATCGGGCAAGCCGCGACTAGGTCGCGTGCCGGGCCGCCCGCGCGGCGGGAGCGGCAGGTGGCCGCGCTGCGCCGCCGTTGGGCCCGGTGGGGAGATCTCCAGCGCCGACCGCCCTCCCCGTTGCGAGCCGACGGATCGGACCGGGACAGTGAGGGCGTGACGACACGAGGCATCACCGTCCTTGCCGGCGGACTCACGGAGACCGTCGAGATCACCCGGGCTGCCGACCGCGCCGGGTTCGACGGCGCGTGGTCCGGCGAGTTCCTCAACCGTTCCGCGGTCGTGTCCGTGGCGGCCATGGCCGCGGCCACGGAGCGGATCGGGGTGGGCACGGCGATCGCCTACGCCGTCGGCCGCTCGCCGCTGGTGCTCGCCAACGACGCCCGGTTCCTGGACGAGCTGAGCGGCGGGCGGCTCACCCTGGGCCTCGGCACGGGCACCCGGGGCATGATGATCGGCTGGCACGGGGTCACCGATCCCGACGGCCCGGCGAGCCGGATGGAGGAGCTCCTCCCGCTGTTGCGCCGGCTCTGGCGCCTGCACGAGGGGCCGGTCCGGCACGAGGGCCGCTTCTACACCTGCGACATCACCCCGACGGCGGATATCCAGCCGCCGGTGCGACCCGAGATCCCGATCTACACCGCCGGCGTCAACGCGCGCATGATCGAGGTGGCAGGACGGGTCTCCGACGGCCTGATCTGCCACCCGACGCTGACCGACCGCTACCTCGAGGAGACCGCACGGCCCGCGATCGAGCGCGGCGCGGCGAAGACCGGGCGCGGCGCCGCCGACGTCCGGCTCAAGGGAGTGATCATCACCTCGATCCACGACGACCCCGACGTCGCGCGACGCGAGGCCGCCGCGCAGATCGCGTTCTACGTCGCGCCGAAGGCCTACGGACCGGTGATGGAGGCGTCCGGGTTCGGCGACGAGGCCGCGGCGATCCAGGCCGCCTTCCGGGCCAAGGACCATGACG harbors:
- a CDS encoding AMP-binding protein; the encoded protein is MAEQLKTVRDRYSDEEIASYYAQGFWQESSFYRLATDQAAATPDAPFLVDSSTSLTYAEFADRVLRLAAGLHRAGLRRGERIAVQLPNWVEFPLVAAAASRIGAIVVPIMPIYRGDEVGYVVQHSGAAFAVTCGEFRGFDHAAMFAELRPRTPDLRKVFVARAGASGADSLDALFATGEPAELEAEVGADSSPDDGFLIVYTSGTTSRPKGCFHTFNTLRSSAAAIAQSLDYTAADVQFGPSPITHSTGLVTSVVLPLLAGAKSYLMEAWDPAEGLRIIEEHRCTAAVTATPFLQMLMGAYEPGKHDASSLRLWVCAGSPIPGSVVEQSREMFAGCQTLSLYGRSENFLTTMCTVRDAPTRSASSDGSALAGAEVRVVDSEGRELPRGEEGTSPTTVRVT
- a CDS encoding AMP-binding enzyme, which codes for MIEYFHNDEETAALFTPDGFSRSGDLGRMDADGFVRVTGRLKDIVIRGGMNISARELEEHLLQHPAIANVAVVGMPDERLGEKVCAYVVPADAGSAVSLDDVTAYLREHDVATQKLPSASRSPVRCP
- a CDS encoding LLM class flavin-dependent oxidoreductase → MTTRGITVLAGGLTETVEITRAADRAGFDGAWSGEFLNRSAVVSVAAMAAATERIGVGTAIAYAVGRSPLVLANDARFLDELSGGRLTLGLGTGTRGMMIGWHGVTDPDGPASRMEELLPLLRRLWRLHEGPVRHEGRFYTCDITPTADIQPPVRPEIPIYTAGVNARMIEVAGRVSDGLICHPTLTDRYLEETARPAIERGAAKTGRGAADVRLKGVIITSIHDDPDVARREAAAQIAFYVAPKAYGPVMEASGFGDEAAAIQAAFRAKDHDAMVAAVSDRMLDEMAAAGTLDEVRDRVALLEKRYDHAALYSPSFTMAAERVTENTFAIIEAFRR